In Granulicella tundricola MP5ACTX9, a single genomic region encodes these proteins:
- a CDS encoding outer membrane beta-barrel protein — protein sequence MVSFDRRPITVVSLAVALTLSLPVAAQQTLGAINGSVADSSGSLIPGVTVTAVDEATQLTRTVISNSTGAYSFVNLPIGSYTLSFQRDGFNTGRFPGIRVQADRTVTLPAQLALGSVSNSVTVEATPLLNTADTTNGYILEHAQLEAVPLSTGSFTGLAILSPGVNAELPGGTGSNSGLGNAPIWANGQRDTSNSFQLNGVDGSNLFNGKSTSQVGSSRVVNNTGEGIGGAGGVIQSASSVYLAIGNSIPTPPPEFIEEVRVNASMYDAQQGSAAGAHIDLSTRSGGNGLHGSLFGHRGTNFMNAAPFFFKKDTGVPESDKNPELHRYIAGGTLSGPIIKDKLFGFVGYQHLHVSDQETGDTEAAVPIGLSDTNRTPAGLAALTNNSFAGPIAENGISVTAGDWSSNPVGLGVFQAKNPDGSWLIPNDNGHHPSFFSPYNSFQTGTSTFIADMLAASVDWNASPKDLLALKYFYQHDPNSAPFAISNVRGFTEHMDIGSQVFSINNVQTLTSNLSVTETLGFLREKAYSTNDQPFAPGQAGTPAAAMNPAFGSTFPGLTIVDTLGSATPDGLGAQTLNIGPAASSQSSYTGVFQNRIQPSASAILTKGRHAITFGGSFSYTQLNVRDERTGKGAVATPDLATFAKNWITPYSTNGFVATTYLQGDANRYYRANQTGLYVSDKFQVLPNLTLTAGLRYDWNGGLTEKNGRIFNFDPTAYSYSDSADTISNSGIIIAGNNANGTHGISNTTLTGRQWGIAPRLGFAWQPSFADHKVVLRGGTGMYYDRGELYTYLSPGYAAGEISGGPFGISQTPPFVTEQHCAYSSSPYGNTSFLYDFYIPICGAGTPYGPDTSAYSLATPWGSTRGPGPSNPSAADITKSLPNAAAIIAGAQPFTLGAYNPANKLPYSINFTLNLQWQPRNDLLVEIGYVGNLGRHQVIPLPFNQAKIATLASPTHAAGVNKQSFSYGYTVLDPNTFPPICVNDPTEVNCQYGQMQQNYEGGNVDLRVPYTGLSSESETYTAAGISAYHALQAHLEKRLSHGIQAGVSYTYSHTTDEQSALGLFYNGNDPNNLRSGYGSADFDRKHVLNFTYSYTLPKFYGDGTLLGKLANSWSINGIAIIQSGQPYSIIDYSGAVGSLYYSTFDGITNPIVPLAPGCTAKTALTGNNGAFYNENTGTGAALKPSCFTIPLIAQGSQGVPIGDAFETGFTSGQRNIFRQTYQKRTDASLVKVLPIHDRYTLRYTFDVFNLTNTSSFDIPTDNVSQNEGYNNAPEYSTDPYSLYTKTPGGLGITKHTIGAPRQIQMALHFLF from the coding sequence ATGGTGAGCTTCGACCGGCGCCCCATCACCGTCGTTTCATTGGCCGTCGCGCTGACTCTTTCGCTGCCCGTCGCTGCCCAGCAGACGCTCGGAGCCATCAACGGCTCTGTAGCCGATTCCAGCGGAAGCCTCATCCCCGGAGTCACCGTCACCGCCGTCGACGAAGCTACCCAGCTCACCCGCACCGTTATTTCCAATTCAACCGGCGCTTATTCCTTCGTCAACCTGCCCATCGGTTCCTATACCCTAAGCTTTCAACGAGATGGCTTCAATACCGGACGTTTCCCGGGAATTCGCGTGCAGGCCGATCGCACGGTTACTCTTCCCGCGCAACTCGCCCTGGGAAGTGTCTCCAACTCGGTCACTGTGGAAGCCACCCCGCTGCTCAACACCGCGGATACCACCAACGGCTACATCCTGGAGCACGCCCAACTTGAAGCCGTTCCGCTCTCCACCGGCAGCTTCACCGGTCTCGCCATCCTCTCCCCCGGCGTCAACGCTGAACTGCCCGGCGGCACCGGTTCCAACTCCGGCCTCGGCAACGCGCCCATCTGGGCAAACGGACAGCGCGATACCAGCAACTCCTTCCAGCTCAACGGCGTCGACGGCAGCAATCTCTTTAACGGCAAGAGCACCTCCCAGGTCGGCTCGTCCCGTGTCGTCAACAATACCGGGGAGGGCATCGGCGGTGCAGGCGGCGTGATCCAGAGCGCGTCCTCCGTCTATCTCGCCATCGGCAACTCCATCCCCACTCCGCCCCCGGAGTTCATTGAAGAGGTCCGCGTCAACGCCTCCATGTACGACGCCCAGCAAGGCTCGGCCGCCGGTGCCCACATCGATCTCAGCACCCGCTCAGGAGGCAACGGCCTCCATGGCTCGCTCTTCGGCCATCGAGGCACCAACTTCATGAACGCGGCGCCGTTCTTCTTCAAAAAGGACACCGGCGTCCCGGAGTCCGATAAAAACCCAGAGCTCCATCGCTACATTGCAGGCGGTACCCTCTCCGGCCCCATCATCAAGGACAAGCTCTTCGGCTTCGTCGGCTATCAGCATCTCCATGTCTCCGATCAGGAGACCGGCGACACCGAAGCTGCCGTCCCCATCGGGCTCAGCGACACCAACCGCACTCCCGCCGGCCTCGCCGCCCTCACCAACAACTCCTTCGCCGGTCCCATCGCAGAAAACGGCATCAGCGTCACCGCCGGCGACTGGTCCAGCAATCCCGTCGGTCTCGGCGTCTTCCAGGCCAAGAACCCAGATGGAAGCTGGCTCATCCCCAACGACAACGGACACCACCCGTCTTTCTTCTCGCCCTATAACTCCTTCCAGACCGGTACCTCCACCTTCATCGCGGACATGCTCGCTGCTTCAGTCGATTGGAACGCCAGCCCCAAGGACCTCCTCGCGCTTAAGTACTTCTATCAGCACGATCCCAACAGCGCGCCCTTCGCAATCTCCAACGTCCGCGGCTTTACCGAGCACATGGACATCGGTTCCCAGGTCTTCTCCATCAACAACGTCCAGACCCTGACCTCCAACCTCAGTGTCACGGAGACCCTCGGCTTCCTGCGTGAGAAAGCCTACAGCACCAACGACCAGCCCTTCGCGCCCGGGCAGGCCGGCACTCCCGCCGCGGCCATGAACCCCGCCTTCGGTTCGACCTTCCCCGGACTCACCATCGTCGATACCCTTGGCTCTGCAACCCCTGACGGGCTCGGCGCTCAGACACTCAACATCGGCCCCGCCGCCTCCTCGCAGAGCTCCTACACCGGCGTCTTCCAGAACCGCATCCAGCCCTCAGCCAGCGCCATCCTGACCAAAGGCCGCCACGCCATCACCTTTGGCGGCAGCTTCTCATACACCCAGCTCAATGTCCGGGACGAGCGCACCGGTAAAGGTGCCGTAGCCACACCAGATCTCGCCACCTTCGCCAAGAACTGGATAACCCCTTACAGCACCAATGGCTTCGTCGCCACCACGTATCTCCAGGGCGACGCCAACCGCTACTACCGCGCCAACCAGACCGGCCTCTACGTCTCGGACAAGTTTCAGGTCCTACCCAACCTCACCCTCACCGCGGGCCTTCGTTACGACTGGAACGGTGGCCTCACCGAAAAGAACGGCCGCATCTTCAACTTCGACCCCACCGCCTACAGCTACTCTGATTCCGCTGACACTATCTCCAACTCCGGCATCATCATCGCCGGCAACAATGCCAACGGCACCCACGGCATCAGCAACACCACCCTCACCGGCCGCCAGTGGGGCATCGCCCCCCGCCTCGGCTTCGCCTGGCAGCCCAGCTTCGCGGACCACAAAGTCGTCCTTCGCGGCGGCACCGGCATGTACTACGATCGCGGCGAACTCTACACCTATCTCTCACCCGGCTACGCCGCAGGCGAGATCTCCGGCGGCCCCTTCGGCATCAGCCAGACCCCGCCCTTCGTCACCGAGCAACACTGCGCCTATAGCTCCTCCCCCTACGGCAACACCAGCTTCCTCTATGACTTCTACATCCCTATCTGCGGCGCCGGAACGCCCTACGGCCCGGACACCAGCGCCTACTCGCTCGCCACCCCCTGGGGTTCAACCCGCGGCCCCGGACCCTCTAACCCCAGCGCAGCCGATATCACCAAGTCGCTCCCCAACGCCGCCGCCATCATCGCCGGCGCACAGCCCTTCACCCTCGGTGCTTATAACCCCGCCAATAAACTCCCGTACAGCATCAACTTCACCCTCAACCTGCAATGGCAGCCCCGCAACGACCTCCTCGTGGAGATCGGCTACGTCGGTAACCTCGGCCGCCACCAGGTCATCCCCTTGCCCTTCAATCAGGCCAAGATCGCCACGCTCGCCAGTCCCACCCACGCCGCCGGCGTCAATAAGCAATCTTTCAGCTACGGCTACACCGTGCTTGACCCCAACACCTTCCCACCCATCTGCGTCAACGACCCCACTGAGGTCAACTGCCAGTACGGCCAGATGCAGCAGAACTATGAAGGCGGCAACGTAGACCTGCGCGTCCCATACACCGGCCTCTCATCCGAGTCCGAAACCTACACAGCCGCCGGCATCTCCGCCTATCATGCCCTCCAGGCGCACCTGGAAAAGCGCCTCAGCCACGGCATCCAGGCCGGCGTCTCTTACACCTACTCCCACACCACCGACGAGCAGAGCGCCCTCGGCCTCTTCTACAACGGCAACGATCCCAACAACCTTCGCAGCGGCTACGGCTCGGCTGACTTCGATCGCAAGCACGTCCTCAACTTTACCTACAGCTACACCCTGCCCAAGTTCTACGGCGACGGAACACTCCTCGGCAAGCTCGCCAATAGCTGGTCCATCAACGGCATCGCCATCATCCAGAGCGGCCAGCCGTACAGCATCATCGACTACTCCGGCGCGGTAGGCAGCCTTTACTACAGCACCTTCGACGGAATCACCAATCCCATCGTCCCGCTCGCCCCCGGCTGCACCGCCAAGACAGCCCTCACCGGAAACAACGGTGCCTTCTACAACGAGAACACCGGCACCGGCGCAGCCTTGAAGCCCTCTTGCTTCACCATCCCGCTCATCGCGCAGGGCAGCCAGGGCGTCCCCATCGGCGATGCCTTTGAGACCGGCTTCACCTCAGGCCAGCGCAACATCTTCCGCCAGACCTATCAGAAACGCACCGACGCCTCGCTCGTCAAGGTTCTTCCGATCCATGACCGCTACACTCTCCGCTACACCTTTGACGTCTTCAACCTCACCAACACCAGCAGCTTCGACATCCCCACCGACAACGTCTCGCAGAACGAGGGCTACAACAACGCACCCGAGTACAGCACAGACCCCTACAGCCTCTACACCAAAACCCCCGGCGGCCTCGGCATTACCAAGCACACTATCGGGGCTCCGCGCCAGATCCAAATGGCCCTCCACTTTCTGTTCTAG
- a CDS encoding FecR domain-containing protein: MGKGRNRCAVESGFNLVTGDGRAEIEFEVNSTAYLAPNAVLMFDTLTPTDSAPHSVLKLLSGSLTLHVKTLFPSRDFQVSTPNDLIRLTYPKK; the protein is encoded by the coding sequence ATGGGAAAAGGCCGCAATCGATGTGCGGTAGAGAGCGGCTTCAACCTGGTCACCGGCGATGGCCGTGCGGAGATCGAGTTCGAAGTCAACTCGACTGCGTACCTAGCGCCTAACGCAGTATTGATGTTCGATACGCTGACGCCTACTGACAGCGCTCCGCATAGCGTGTTGAAGCTGCTGAGTGGGAGCTTGACTCTGCATGTGAAGACTCTCTTTCCCAGCAGAGATTTTCAGGTCTCCACGCCAAACGATCTGATACGTCTGACGTATCCGAAGAAGTGA